The genomic stretch GCCGAGATCAAGTTCGTTCAGGCTTTTCTAACCGATTCTCAGGCCCGACCGGTCAACGTCCGGCAACTCTCGGCGAAATTGGATCGAACGTTTTCTCCGAGGACCCGGACGGGTTTGGAAGTTGGTTACGGATGGTTTGATCAAGTCGCAGCCGATCCATTGACGGGAGTCACCCAGCAGGCCACCGATACGCTTCTGACCATACGGCCGAGCCTCTGGTATACTCTCAGCGACGATCTGGTGCTCCAAGCGGCTTATTCGCTTGGCTTAAACCGCGGCGAGAATGCTGGAAACGATTTTAGCTACAACCAATTCTTTGTCGGCGCCACGTACACGTTTTGGCGCGGCGGCTAGCGGCATCTCGTGGGCTGTTTTCGCCGCGATCGGCCTTCGCATTCCTGGGCCCGCCTTTGCCCAGCATGAAGTCATCGGCGCGGGAGACGTCCTCAAAATAGAAGTGTTCGGCGAAGCGGATCTAAGCGGGACTTTTTCCGTCCGAGAGGACGGAAAGGTAAAGATCAATTGGGTGGAGCCGATCGCCGTGGCGGGGAAAAATGTCGAATCGGCCCAGGAGGAGATTCGCCGGTACCTGGATGAGAAATACGTCATCAATCCCAAGGTGAGTGTTTCAATCGCCGAATACAAGAGCCGCACGGTCTCCATGATGGGGGAGGTTACGAAACCCGGACTCTATCGGTTGGAAACGAACAGCACGTTACTGTCCGTCTTGTTGGAGGCCGGAGGACCCACGGGAAGGGCCGCGGATGAAATCGTCGTGCTCCGTCCCAAGGATGCGAGCAGTCAGGACTATGACACCCGATCCGCCAGTCTCCAAAGGCTTCTGTCGAGAGCCTCTCCGGAGGATAATTTGAGCCTTTTGGCGGGAGACATCGTTTATATCAGCAGCGCGGGGGACACCAAAGGGCGTGAATCGGCGGAAACCGTCTACGTTCTGGGGGCGGTCAAGAACAGCGGATCGTTCGCATACCGAAAGGGGTACACGGCGTTGGACGCGGTCATCGACGCCGGGGGGGTCACGAAATACGCCTCGCCCAACGGCACGAAGATTTTCCGGGGCCGAGGAGAAAAGCGAGAAACCATCTCGATTCGATTGGGAGACGTGATGACCAAAGGGGACCGATCGAAAAATGTCGAACTCAAGGCGGGAGATTACGTAATCGTTCCCCAGCGATTTCTATGAACCCGGCCTCTCCAGGCAATCCGTATAAGTCGTACGGATATCCCCCTTACGGAACCCCTCGCGGCGGGGTCTCGCTGGAAATGTTTCTCGAGGTTCTCCGGAAACGATGGCCGCTTCTCATCCTCGGAACGGCGATCATCGGCGGAATCGTTACCTTCAAGACGATCCGCCAACCCTATTTTTATCAGGCCACGGCGCAAGTCGTCTTTTCCGCTCAGGACTGGCAGTCGTCGATTTCCCGCGGAAACGCTCTTCCGCAGTCCAACGTCATGATTCCTCCGTCCGTTTTGATGACGCAGGAATCGATCATTCGCAGCGACGCCGTCATGGAACGGGTAGTGCAGTCGCTTCAAATGGCGGACAAGGACAAAGACCCGGCAAAGTTTGACGCCTCCGTCCGGCGCATCAAGGGAATGGTGTCGATCTCCCGGGAAGGGGATTCCCATATCTTTTTGATTATGGCCACGGCGGGAAAGCCCGAAGAGGCAATGATGGTGGCCAATTCGGTGGCCGAGTCGTACATCAAATTCAATTACGACCGAACGCTCGCGACGTATCGGAAATCGATCAGCTGGCTCAGCGACGAACTGGTCGACCTTGAAAAGAAACTCGAGGACGCTCAGAAAGAGCTGATCTCCTTCATTGAAACCGAAAAGCTGACCAGTTTTGGCGATGAAGGATCGAATCAGGTTCCCGTTTTAACCCGGCAGGCGGAAGAAGAGGACTCCGCTCTTCTGCGGAGGCTTCATTCCGAACGGGTCGATCTCGACCTTCAACTCTCCCAGCTTCTCAAAAGATATCGTCCCGCCCACCCGAAGGTCCGGAAGACGGAGGACGATTTGGCGGCCGTGGTTCAAAAAATCAAAGAGGAAGAAGCGCTCGTGGAACGAAACCGGGGAAAGCGAGCGCAAGAGATTATCGGTTCGAAGCAGAAAGAAATCCGCTATTCGATTCTCACTCGGAAGGTCGACATCAACAAGCAGCTCTACAACACGCTGATCAAGAAGCTCAAGGAAACGGATATCGACAGCGCGGTCGTGAACAACAACATCGACGTATTGGAATACGCAAAAACTCCCGGAGGCCCGGCCGGCCCGAACAAGCAGGGAAGAATTCTTTTCGCTTTCGCGTTCGGGATGATCTTTTCCCTGGGTCTGGCGATGGTTCTCGAATTTCTGGATACCTCGCTTCGAAACACGGAAGAGGTTCAAAGTTATATCCGCCTCCCCGTGCTTGCGGCGATTCCGCGTCTTGATTCAGTCGGTCCGGACAGCGAGGGCCCGCTGCTTTTGGATGCGAACGCCGACTCCCCGCTGCGAGAAGCGTATCGGGTTCTTCGGACCAACGTCCGTTTCTCCGCCTCTTCCGGTCACGGAAAGGTGATTATGGTGACCAGCACCGACAAAGGGGAGGGGAAGTCCACGATCGCGTGCAATGTCGGAATCACGAACGCCGAGGCGGGAAAACGCACGCTGTTGATCGATACGGATTTCCGCGTTCATTCACTGTCGCACATCACGAACGTGAACAACGATCGAGGGCTCACGCAATTTCTCACCGAAGGAGGCAATCTTTCGGATTTCATCGTGGAAAGTAAATTACCCAATCTTTGGGTGGTGCCGAGCGGGCCGATTCCACCGAAGCCCGCGCTTCTACTGGAGTCGGAGAGGATGAAGTTGTTGATCCAAGAAGCCGCCGGTCAATATGATCAGGTGATTTTGGACGCAGCTCCCGTGAGTCTTGTGATCGATCCCGTCCTGGTGGCGCATCTTGTGGAAGGAGTTATTCTGGTCATTGAGGCCGGCCGGGTCAGCCGCACCCGGATCATCAAGGCGATTCAGCAATTGGAGACCGTGAAGGCCAACCTCTTCGGCGTTGTCTTGAACAAAGAAGATCTTCGGAAGAAAGCGTACTACGCCTACCGCGGATACTACGGATACGCGACGCAACAGGCTTGAATGTTGGCCTTCCGCAAGGTGTATTCGTCCGCCTCTGAATTTCAAGCCGATTTCGAAACCAATTTGAAAAACGGCGGCCTCCTCGTCGAATCCGAGGAAACGATCGAGACTCGTAAGCCGGCTAAGATTACACTAACGGTGGGGACACAAACCGTGGGCGAGTTGGAAGGGGAAACCGTCTACGCCGCTCCCATGGAGAAGGGATTTCGCGTCGGGCTCGAACTCAAAGGCGACTGGCTTAATCTTCTGGCCGCTATCAAGGAAAAGCTCGTCGCGCCGCCGAGCGACGAAAAGAATGAACGCGATGAGCGATGGGGAAAGGACAGCGAGAGTCTTTTTCACGCGATTGAGAAGATGACCACTCCGGAAAAGATTCAGCTCGCGATCAAGGGGGGGAGGGCGGAGCGCCGGATTCTCCTCAAAGACACGCATTACATGGTTCATTCGTACGTGCTGAAGAATCCCCGGCTCACCACGGACGAAGTCGCTCAGATTTCCAGAATGTCCAATATTACGGGGGAAATGATTCTGGCGATCACGAATAACGGCGACTGGATGCAAAACAGCACGATCCGCCTGGCGATCGTTAAAAATCCCAAAACGCCGGCCAATATCGTCCAAAAGCACATCGGGCAATTGCGGGACAGCGATCTCATGCAGATGGCAAAGAGCGAACATGTGAGAGACAACGTTTCGAAGGCCGCAAGAAGAGTTCTCGCCGGCCGCGGTAAAGTCGTTCGGTAAATGAACTGCCAGGATCCGAAAATTCTCGACCGCCTGGAACGGCTTCTCGTTTCCTACATATACAAGGAGTACTTGGGACAAACCTGGCGCGGCGAGAACATTCCCAAGCATCTGTTTCGTTCGTTCGCTGCGAGTGCTCGCCGGCTTTCCGATTCGTTTACTGAAAAGCGCAAAGATTTTCGAGGGCACTACCTTCGGACAAAGGAAAGCCGCTCCGGCTATCTTCTCTATTTTCATCTTGCCAGCATGGTGCGGACGATCGCCGTGCTGGAGGAAATTCGCCGACGAGGCGCCTGGCCTGCGGGACCGCTTCGGATCCTCGACGTTGGGGCCGGCTCCGCACCCTCTCTATGGGCGGCGGCGTTCGCGGCAAGTTGCTGGGGCAACGAGATCGAAAGCGTTACAGCCATCGATTATGAGCGGCGAATTCTCAGCGACGCGAATAAGCTCTGGAGAGCTTTGTCCGATGATACAAAGTGGAAACTGCCGCCGCTTCGGACCCAGGTCGTCGATGTACGGCGGAGGACAGATTCAAGCCGAGATACGTCATCCACTCATTTAGTCTTTTGCTCCAATGTCCTCAACGAGGTTGCCGGAGAGGCCACAGGCCTGGGTGTTTTGTTCAGGAATAGGCTGGATCCGGATGGTCTGATGGTGGTCGTGGAGCCGGCGTTACGGACGACCTCGCGAGCACTTCAGGCTTTTCGTGATCGATTTGTGGAAAGGACCGAATGCTCCATTCCTTTTCCATGTGGCCATGAAAAGCCTTGCCCGCTCAACTTGGAACCGAAGGATTGGTGTCACTTCGAAACGTCCTGGTCGCCGCCGCCGGTCCGAAGGCGGCTGGAGAAATCCTTGGGCCACCAGACGGGATCGCTCAAGTATTCCTATCTTGTCCTCCGGCAGCCGGCCGCGCACCCATTTCAGAACGGATACCGTGTGCTGAGCGACCCATTGTCCACGCCGCAGGGTAATCGTCTCCTTTTGTGCACGCCCGGGGGAAAAGTCGCGCTCGGTTTTGGAAAGCTCCTTCCGACGTTTCGGCGGGGCGATCTTTTGGCGACCGAGACGCCGTTGCCCGAGAGCCTGTTTCAACAGAGGAAAGTTCGATACGCATACGAATTCACCCTCCCCGCAGGTTCCCACGTAGACCGGATTTGATGGCGATGAGTTCCGCGACAAAACGTGCCCAATGAGCTGTTTTCAGCCGGCGCAGAAATCACATTTCGAAGAAAAGGCCGCTGAAACGAGCGGGAGGAACTTTTCAAACGCTGGCATAGAAAGTGCTCTCAAATAGATTCAGAGGGAGGAGAAAGTCATTACCGAGGGAAAGATGGAAGAGAGCGAAACGTTAGCCCGATATCTGGGGAATGAAGACGTCCCAACAAAAAAAATCGAGTCGGCAAAACAATTTGCCTACCGAAGATACGGAAAGCGCATGGGGAAACACCTCATCAACGCTCTCCAGCGCTTGGAACGAAAGAAACTCGAAGCAAAGAAGTAACTGCAACGGCCGCCTCGCATTGTATTCATCAAAGTGCCGTCTGACGCTACCATGTCTCACGTGAGGAACTATGGCCCAGGTAAGCCCCCTTTGAACCGTCACTTTAATCAATAATATCTAGAGTTTGACTAACTCCGGCATGGCACAAATGTTGTGTTGGATCACGTGGGGTCTGGGCTTTCGACTGAAGTGATATCGAGACACAAAATAAACGCAGTGCTTTTTAGCTCTGTTCTGGTTGCGATTTCGATCTTGTTAGCACCAAGGTTGTCCGCGGCTCAAGGGCAAAGGAACGATCCATCATCGAAGGCGTTTATCGAATGGATCCGATTCCTCGACATTACGGAGAGACTGGGAGCCAAAGAAACCGACATCACCGAGGAAGAAAAAGCGTTCGTCCGCGAGAGGCGCGAGTCATTTCAAAAAGCGTTTCAGGCAATTCAGGCCGCTGCGGAGAAAGGCGAGCCTTCCGGACTGTTGCCAAACGAAGAAGCTCTCTCCGAGGCCGTGTTGGTTCAAGGGATCATGAGCCAACGGAACGAGTTCCTCCGAACGATGCAGATGACGTCGGTTAGATCGGCTGTGGAAGAGGGACAGAAGCTGGCATGGCCGGAGTTTCGCGACTTGGCGGAAGCTTCCGTGGGTCTGGGACGTGAAGGAGTCGCTATGGCGAACGGAGTCAAGTTGGCCGTGGAGGGAAATGTCATGGTGGTTCTTACAGCTGCGCACGTGGCCGCAGCTTTCTTCCCACAAACGAGCGGCCGTGAAGGGAAGCTACTGGTCATCGGGGATCGCTACCAGGAAGAAAGTGAAGGAGGCCGTTTCCAAAGGGTCATACATCGAGACGTGCCAGCACGTGTTCGGTTCCTGGACGCGGTGTGTGATGTCGCTTTCCTCGAGATTGAGCTGCCAGAAAGGAGTTTATTGGCACAGCCCCCGCGGCTTTCGATTTCCCTCGATCCTCTTCGAGTCGGCCAACGAGTGGTCGCCCTCCCGTTCATTGAAACTCGGCTGAACGGAAATGTGGCAAGAATGGAGAACTCACCCCATTGGTTTCTCGTAGACCGTATCGAACGAAAGGACACGATTTCGGATATGTCGAAGTTTCTCGCAAGACCTGGTGTTAGTGGCACAGCAGTTTTCAGCTATAGCGTGGACAAAGGTTGGCGGTTAGCTGGCGTGACTCGGAGCGCATCCACACCTGACCCAGGCAAAAAAGATGCTTCCGTGAGGGACCCGTACTTCGATATCGGTCAGCTGGAGAAGGATTTTGTTGCAATGAGAGACCTTCAGGAAACCGGGATCATCTCGTTGCAGAAACTCCTGAGTTGGGCCGATGTTCAAAGTAGTGAGGAGGTCGATGAAGCGCTCCGGCACGGGCGCCTAGCCGAGAAGAAAGATTATGTTGAGCGATGGGGATCATTTTTGAGCCAGGAAATGCATCGCATAGACGAAACTCTCCAAACGCCGAAACCGGACCTGAACCAGGTCACAGGAGATCTAGTGATGGCGCTGGGTCTTTTAAACTGGTCGGGTGCTTTGCCGGGGGATTACAAAGAGGAGCTTTTCTCCCAACTCTTGAGTGGGACGTACCCCGATTCGGCAACCAAAAAATATCCCGCACTCTTTGCTCACTTAGCGATTCAGGGGCTCTCCCAGTTACCAGATCGGAAATTCATCGAGAAGATTGAGGCAAGGTCAGGTTTAAAATGGGTCTTACCGGTGGTCGAGCGTGAGCAAGATTTTCTCCGCGGCCGCAAACCGGGTTTCGGTTACAAGATCTATCGGACGAGTGACGGACGACTTCAGTTATCGATTGAAGAGCCTGAATTGCTCGAACAGGTGATGGCGCGAATGGAAAAAACTCCACTCCCGAACGATAGGATAAGTGATCCCGAATACGCCCGATCCGTTATCAGAAATTATTATGCTAACAGCAAAGAATACAAAGACGTGATGGCGCTTCTAAACGCTCTAATTCTACGAAATAAATTTTCACGGTCTCCAGCGCTACTTCAACCTCTCGTCGGATCTTTGTCGGCCATTTTGTTTGAAGATGTGCCATCGGAATTCAAGGCCGCGATCGCATCCGATCCCAAAGCGCACGAGACATTCGAATGGGTGAAAGAAAGCGCGGCCAATCTATTGCTTCAAATTGCGGTTTGGACGGAGTTCGACGGCATCGACGAAACGATTCGCAGGATCACGCGGATGGTCGAGCTAGGAGAATTAGGCGAAGCGCAAAAGGAAGCGTTGTCGCGCATTGCGAAAATTCGAGCCGAGCGCGGCGTCGTTGTTTCGGCAAATGCAGCCCGAGCTGAACGACCACCTTCATCAACGGATCCACCCAAAAGGAGCCGCCGACGCAGCAAGCCCGTGGCCCCTAAAACCAAACCCCCGTTCTTGACGGAATTTGTGATTTATACGGAGAAGGGAAGCGAGGTGATGTTGTTGGAACGGGAGGATCGTGCGGACTGGTACAGACGATGGAAAAACGACGGCCTTATTTCCGGTTTTTCAGTCGTGGAATTCGACGCTTCCACACGGAACCTCGAAGAATTGGGGAAGCTCTTGAAGTCGAAAATGTCAACGGAAGGCATATTGTTTGTCAACACGCATGGCGCTGAGGATTTGTTGGGCGATTTTTATAGCGACGCGTTCTTTTTGCAGCTTCGGCCACAGGCTCCTCGTGCAGGCCTGACCGTATACGACAGCAGCTGTATGAGTGCGGTGCGCTCCAGCTTCTGGCAAAGCGCTGTGGGTCCCGACGGATACGTGGTCACGTTGATACGTCGTGGCGAGTCGAACACCCCGCTCAATGATGTGGACATTTTGGCTGCGCTTGTCGAGAGACGCGTACAGCCCGGTCAGACCGTCATGACTCCGGGCGGTCAGGAATTTGTTTTTCTGTGGGGCGGCGCCGATCTGTCTCAAATCGAAGACAGAGAGAGAATCCTCCGATATCAATTTGTGGAGCACAAGCTCGCGGGCCAGCGCGCGTTGGAGGCAGATCCCCGCGAACTTCTGGGTAAAAAGGCGGTCGCACACATGGAGGGGGGTGGCACGGTGGTCGGAGCGATTACCAACGTGCGTCTGGACGACCAATTCCACGTTACGCATATCCAACTCTCTCGACCCCGGAAAAAGCCGGTCTTTGGAAAGGACGATTTCTTCAGCCGTTGGCTGCGCATCCGTTCTCTGGACAAGCTTCGAACTAACCTCCTACCGGCTGTGGGAGGGCGCCTTGCCCCATCGGGTCCGGTGATCTCAGAAGAATTCTCGGAGTTCGTCCAAGAAGAAATTTATAAAGCCTTTGAGGAGCACGCCCTCGAATATGAAAATCGCGTTCCCGGTTCGAGTCGCGGATTCAGTGACGACGAGAGAGCCAATATTGTGATCAAAGTGACGCCGGGGAAAGGATTTTTCCTCTCCCATGTTAAGGGATACGAGGGATCGTTCGGAGTAGAGTTTCCTCGAATCGATCTTCCTAATTCTGTGGAAACTAAAGATTTTGTCTCCATCTTGACGCGCGACTTGTTCGAGAAAGGCCACGTCTTTGAGGCCGGTTCGTGCTGCTATGAAATTTCGAGTTCGAAAGAACTTGAACCGGAAGACCGCACGCTGGTTATTGTGGTCGATCATTTCAAGAAGACTCTGTCGCTCGTAGAGGGCCGCTACGCCTGGCACCTTACGAATCATACGGACATTGACGTAGAGTCGCGCACGCTTCGTGGCCCGAACCTCCCTCCGCTGCCGCCTGAAGTATTGATTAAGTTTTACGATCGGACGGAAGGTCTTGATGTTCTCTATTTACGGGAAGTTCCGGTGTCGGAGCAATCTCAAAGGACGTTTGTCCTACGTGGACCCGCCGAGCGTGCGCTTCGAGAGTTCGTTCAATCTCATACCCCGGGCGGCGACAAGCCACGTAAACCTCGTTCCGGACTCCCCTCCGTCGCAATCGCGGAAGCCGTTATCGGCGACCTTGTGGCACCAAACGGGCCGGAGGTGGAGGCGTTTCGCAAAAAGGCGATCGAGGAGGGACGTCGCAGAGGAGTGCCGGTGCGCGTGGAAGTAGTTCGGCCGGGAACAAAAGGGTTGATGGGATATGAGCGGGCTGCAGTACCCGTGAGCCCACGGCGGGATGGGAAGTTAGAAGTGGTGGTGTTGTTGGTGGCTCGGGGCCCTAACGGGGAGGTCGAGCGAAGCGCGATGGCGGAAGAATGGCCGAAGTTTTTGAAAGCGGTCCGAAAGCCCACTCAATCTCGGAAAGACACGAGAGGTTGGGAGGAAACGGTCACGCAGATGGCGAAGGTCGTTCTTGACCCTAAGACCGATCTCAAAAAGTTAAAGGAAGTGGAGCGGAATAACGTTCAAGAAATCGCGGGGCTGAAGGAAGCGATCGCGAGTCTCAGGGAGAACGTTGCTCCGGATTCGGACGTGTTTCGAGCTTACGAGCAAGAATTGAAGACTCGAGAAGCGTTGGGAAAGACGATCGAGCAGGTGCGTCAGGCGAAAATGGGGGCGATCGTGGGGCTGAAGCCGAAACCGATGCAACGGGCGCAAATTCCCGTTGGAGAACGTATGGCCAACAATGTCGTAGGCGGGGTAGGGGTGATGGGGGGAAAGCTCCTCTACAACCTGGATAAAGCGATGACGGAGGGAGACGGGCATGCGTTGGAGAAGGTACTGGAAGCCATTAGTCCCCAAGCGCAAATGGAACTCTTGGAATTCTCGGTCAACGCGGAAGCGGCGGGATTTGTGCATGATGTTTTGGGAGAGCTCGCAACGACGGCGACCTATCGAGGATCTCAATGGGCAGTGGACGCAGGGGCCAACAGACTACTTACAGGTTTGATCAAAAACCTACCGGTGCCGGTGTTTAACCCGGTGGTGCGAGAGGCGTTAACGTTATGGGTGGGGACGATGCTTCCGCAGATGTATCGGGGCCTGCCGATCCAAGGGACTCGGGCGACGGCAGGGGTTGGGACTTTCTTGTTGGCCAGCAGCGGCTCGCATTTGATCCGGGCGGCATTGGCAGCAACCTTCCAAACGATGACGGGAGTGGAAGCAGCGACGTTTATGCAGAATCCATTGGCCCTGGCTGTCGGGTTTTATATCACGTTGAAATTGGAAGAGATCATTCGGGCGAAAGCGATGCCGTGGGTGGATTGGGTGGTGGCGGCGAAAGGTATACCGCATTTGTACGAAGGACTCTCCCAGGCGCGAGATCGCTTTTCGGAACAGTTTTTAGGCCTAAATCAACCGTGGGTTTATGACCTCACGCGGGGAGGCGCCATTTCCAACGTGCACGAAAAATACGCGGACTATCGAACACTGCTGACGGAGCCGATGTGGGAGGAACATCATAAGTTTGTGGCGCCAATCAAGCGGAACATTGAACGATTTTTCGCAGGTTTGGCCACGATTGAAAATTGGTCGCGTGGGATACGAGCCACACCGATGGTGGGATACTACATGGCGAAGGAAATCCAGGATCTGACCTGGGCGTATACGCACGCCAAAGAGCGCCTGGAAAAGGAAGTGGGCAAAGAATTGTCAGAGTACGAAGTATATGCGGAAGAAGATTCCGAGGGACATTATCGGTACCGGACCTGGGTGCGGCAATGGATCGACAAGGAGCATCAACGGATGATTCGGGCCGACGAGGAGTATTTGGCGCGAAGTTTTCACTCGCATACGGACAAGATCACGGAATTGGCTCAGCAGCAGATGGGAAGCTTGGAGTTGCAGCGCAAGGCGATGGAAGCCCGGCAGAGTGGAACATACGAGAAATTCCAGAAGGACCATTCAAGCCATTGGGTGCCCAGAAACATTACAGACAACGTGTACGCGGAAATGCTCTGGCTGCAGGAGATGCAGAAGAAGGAAGCCGAAGCCGCGCAAGGTAAAGAGATCAAGGATAAGGCCAAGGGGCCGAAAAACGTGCCGGAAGCCATCGGCAATTCGCTTCGTTACTTAGGCCGAGAGTTGGCGGGCCATATCAAAGTCTTGGATCAATACAATCGGCCGAAGGATTTATATCCTGAGATCGCAATCGAACAGGCGGGATACGGGATGATATGCCCATTGGGAGAGATGGGACGATGTTTGCTTTTGCCTCAGGCGCTAAAACAAACCCTCCCTCTCCGGATGCAACACCTTACGCCTCAAGTGGAGGAGCTGGTGAAACGAGCGACGGGAAAGTTGATTTACTATGATCCGGCATCCTTCCGTCGACGCGTTCAACAGGCGAACCAAAAGCATCGACAAGATCTCATCATAGAGGCTGAAGCTCTCCAACGACGGCCGATCGTCTATTGAGAGCGATTTTCTTGCTTAGTCGCCGAACTTAATCCCTTGCGCGAGCATCAGCTCGTTGCTCCAGTTGATCGTGTTGGTTTGGCGTCGCATGTAAACCTTCCACGAATCGGAGCCGCTTTCACGCCCGCCGCCGGTTTCTTTCTCGCCGCCGAACGCGCCTCCGATTTCCGCGCCGCTGGTGCCGATGTTCACATTGGCGATCCCGCAATCGCTGCCGACGGCGCTCAAAAAGCGCTCGGATTCAAGGACGTTTGTCGTGAAGATCGCGCTCGAAAGTCCTTGGGGAACGCCATTGTGATACTCAATCGCTTCGTCCATCGTCTTGTAGCGAATAAGATAAAGAATCGGTGCGAACGTTTCTTCCTGCACGATCTTGTACTCGTTCTTCGCCTCGGCCAGGCAGGGGGAGACGTAACAGTTCCCCGGGTGCTTTGGCCCGGAAAGTTTTTCGCCGCCCCACAAGACTTTTCCTCCCTCCTCTTTGAGCCGGGCAATCGCTTTCATCATGTCCTCGACGGCACCGGCTTCGATCAGCGGGCCCATCAAGGTTTCCGTATCCAACGGGTCGCCGATTTTGACCTGCTGGTATCCAGACACGAGACGGCGACCGAGCTCCGAGTAAACTTTCTCGTGGCAGATGATTCGTCGCGTGGACGTGCATCGCTGACCCGCCGTACCGACGGCGCCGAACAGAATTGCTCGGGAAGCGATATTCAAATCGGCCGAATCGGCAACGACGATAGCATTATTGCCTCCCAGCTCCAGAATCGTTCGTCCCAGTCGTTCGCCCACGATTCGGCCGACGCGGTATCCGACCGAACAGGAACCGGTGGCACTGATCAACGGAATTCGCCGATCCTGGAGAATCTTGTCGCCGATTTCGCTGCCTCGGCCGATGACGAGACTTGAAAGCGCCGGATCGTAGCCGTTGCGTTCGAACACGCGTGCGGCAATCTTTGTGCAGGCGATGGCTGTAAGGGGAGTTTGGCTGGACGGTTTCCAAAGAACGGCGTCACCGCAGACCCAGGCAAGTGCGGCGTTCCACGACCAGACGGCGGAAGGAAAATTAAAGGCGGTGATGACCCCCACGACCCCCAACGGATGCCACTGCTCGAACATCCGGTGTTGCGGGCGCTCCGACTGCATCGTGTTGCCGTACAGCTGGCGCGAGAGGCCGACGGCGAAGTCGCAAATATCGATCATCTCCTGGACTTCACCTTCTCCCTCGGTGCGGATTTTCCCGTTTTCGAGTGTGACGAGCGTTCCGAGCGCTTTCTTGTTCCTACGTAATTCATCGCCGATCTGGCGGACGACCTCGCCGCGCTTGGGCGCCGGCACGGACCGCCATTTCAGGTGAGCCTGGTGGGCTCGTGTGACGACCTGTTCGTAATCTTCCGCGTTGCATTGGCGAACATTGCCGATCTCCGTGCCGTTGATGGGTGTAAAGGACTTGAGAACGTCGCCATGGCCGAACCAATGACCGTGGAAACCGCCCATGTTTTCGCGTTGAAGT from Bdellovibrionota bacterium encodes the following:
- a CDS encoding polysaccharide biosynthesis/export family protein; translation: MSAPRTRFGAAASGISWAVFAAIGLRIPGPAFAQHEVIGAGDVLKIEVFGEADLSGTFSVREDGKVKINWVEPIAVAGKNVESAQEEIRRYLDEKYVINPKVSVSIAEYKSRTVSMMGEVTKPGLYRLETNSTLLSVLLEAGGPTGRAADEIVVLRPKDASSQDYDTRSASLQRLLSRASPEDNLSLLAGDIVYISSAGDTKGRESAETVYVLGAVKNSGSFAYRKGYTALDAVIDAGGVTKYASPNGTKIFRGRGEKRETISIRLGDVMTKGDRSKNVELKAGDYVIVPQRFL
- a CDS encoding polysaccharide biosynthesis tyrosine autokinase, which translates into the protein MNPASPGNPYKSYGYPPYGTPRGGVSLEMFLEVLRKRWPLLILGTAIIGGIVTFKTIRQPYFYQATAQVVFSAQDWQSSISRGNALPQSNVMIPPSVLMTQESIIRSDAVMERVVQSLQMADKDKDPAKFDASVRRIKGMVSISREGDSHIFLIMATAGKPEEAMMVANSVAESYIKFNYDRTLATYRKSISWLSDELVDLEKKLEDAQKELISFIETEKLTSFGDEGSNQVPVLTRQAEEEDSALLRRLHSERVDLDLQLSQLLKRYRPAHPKVRKTEDDLAAVVQKIKEEEALVERNRGKRAQEIIGSKQKEIRYSILTRKVDINKQLYNTLIKKLKETDIDSAVVNNNIDVLEYAKTPGGPAGPNKQGRILFAFAFGMIFSLGLAMVLEFLDTSLRNTEEVQSYIRLPVLAAIPRLDSVGPDSEGPLLLDANADSPLREAYRVLRTNVRFSASSGHGKVIMVTSTDKGEGKSTIACNVGITNAEAGKRTLLIDTDFRVHSLSHITNVNNDRGLTQFLTEGGNLSDFIVESKLPNLWVVPSGPIPPKPALLLESERMKLLIQEAAGQYDQVILDAAPVSLVIDPVLVAHLVEGVILVIEAGRVSRTRIIKAIQQLETVKANLFGVVLNKEDLRKKAYYAYRGYYGYATQQA
- a CDS encoding small ribosomal subunit Rsm22 family protein — protein: MNCQDPKILDRLERLLVSYIYKEYLGQTWRGENIPKHLFRSFAASARRLSDSFTEKRKDFRGHYLRTKESRSGYLLYFHLASMVRTIAVLEEIRRRGAWPAGPLRILDVGAGSAPSLWAAAFAASCWGNEIESVTAIDYERRILSDANKLWRALSDDTKWKLPPLRTQVVDVRRRTDSSRDTSSTHLVFCSNVLNEVAGEATGLGVLFRNRLDPDGLMVVVEPALRTTSRALQAFRDRFVERTECSIPFPCGHEKPCPLNLEPKDWCHFETSWSPPPVRRRLEKSLGHQTGSLKYSYLVLRQPAAHPFQNGYRVLSDPLSTPQGNRLLLCTPGGKVALGFGKLLPTFRRGDLLATETPLPESLFQQRKVRYAYEFTLPAGSHVDRI